In a genomic window of Helianthus annuus cultivar XRQ/B chromosome 10, HanXRQr2.0-SUNRISE, whole genome shotgun sequence:
- the LOC110885310 gene encoding peroxisome biogenesis protein 22 — translation MDDYFKDDFSQLIKRIGAKLSQLLNIQDLPSVWGLGVLVAAVIFTCRLLWAPSGPQRRQHKVQTPTPRNSGVNNSQPNASHLPSGIEDSTPTVINEALQHVKPTLGQIVRQRLTDGRKVTCRLLGIILEESTPEELQNKATVKSSVLELLLEMTKLCDLYLMETVLDDETEKRVLTALENAGIFMSGGLVKDKVLFCSTEIGRTSFVRQLEPDWHIDSNREINSQLARFIKCQLHISPTETERIASNVFSSSSLEQFFGI, via the exons ATGGATGATTACTTCAAGGACGACTTTTCGCAGCTCATCAAGAGGATTGGGGCCAAACTCTctcaattattaaacatccag GATTTACCATCAGTGTGGGGTTTGGGGGTTCTTGTTGCTGCTGTAATTTTTACATGTAGACTGTTGTGGGCCCCTAGTGGTCCTCAAAGAAGACAACATAAAGTTCAAACTCCCACACCACGTAATTCTGGAGTCAATAATAGTCAACCAAATGCAAGTCATTTACCTTCTGGAATTGAAGATTCAACACCAACTGTTATAAATGAGGCGTTACAGCATGTAAAG CCAACATTGGGACAAATTGTCAGACAAAGGTTAACTGATGGAAGGAAG GTAACTTGCCGGTTGCTTGGGATTATACTTGAGGAAAGTACTCCAGAGGAGCTTCAG AATAAAGCAACTGTTAAATCCTCTGTTTTGGAGCTTCTACTAGAGATGACCAAATTATGTGATCTTTATCTCATGGAAACTGTTCTGGACGATGAAACTGAA AAGAGGGTTTTAACAGCATTGGAGAATGCAGGGATTTTCATGTCCGGTGGCTTGGTCAAAGATAAG GTGCTGTTTTGTAGCACAGAGATTGGACGGACTTCTTTTGTTCGTCAATTGGAACCAGATTGGCATATAGATTCAAATCGCGAAATTAATTCTCAATTGGCG AGGTTCATCAAATGTCAGCTTCATATTTCACCGACAGAAACCGAGCGCATTGCTTCTAATGTGTTCAGTTCTTCTTCATTGGAGCAATTCTTTGGTATTTGA
- the LOC110885312 gene encoding pentatricopeptide repeat-containing protein At1g71460, chloroplastic yields MCLVYIHTYCVEADKMEGLCNLFLPSSTTIHLHPATNQTHPSFKPKSSPQFHSQFQTKHPRKGRHFDAFPSSLPLHTKNPNAIYKDIQRFAKQDKLKEALTILDYLDKRGIPVNTTTFSELIASVVRLKSLSIGKVIHTHIRINGLENNEFLRTKLVNMYTSCRSSEDAHQLFDEMPKSSVYPWNALLRGSVIMGGNKYQETLKTFSLMRESGVDLNVYTFSCLLKSLGGASALYQGLKTHGLLIKNGFIDDSIISTCLIDMYFKCGKTKLARQVFEEVGEDRRDVVLWGAMIAGFAHNRLQIEALEYLRWMVKDNILPNSVILTTILPVISHVQSRKLGKEVHAYVIKTKEYSKQLFIQSGLIDMYCKCGDMGSGRKVFYGSKERNAISWTALMSGYAANGRLEQALRTIVWMQQERFKPDIVTINTVIPVCEKLKALKHGKEIHCFAVKNGFTQQVSITTSLMMMYAKCGCHSYSVKLFDNLDHKNVISWTAMIESYVENRCFDEAIGVFRSMAVSKHRPDSVTTSRMLSICGEIKALKLGKEIHGQVLKKDLGSIPFVCSEIVRFYGSCGDIGKAVMAFGMIPVKGSMTWTAIIEAYGCNSRYGEALDLFYEMIRRGFLPNQFTFNAILRVCEQAGFAEEACKVLDLMTKRYKVEVTEEHYSSIIRLLTSCGRTDEAENLRRLMSCS; encoded by the coding sequence ATGTGTCTtgtttacatacatacatactgtGTTGAAGCAGACAAAATGGAGGGACTCTGCAACCTCTTCCTACCTTCTTCTACAACCATTCATCTCCACCCTGCAACCAATCAAACTCACCCCTCTTTCAAACCCAAATCTTCCCCTCAATTTCACTCTCAGTTTCAAACAAAACACCCCCGAAAAGGACGACATTTCGACGCATTCCCCTCATCCCTACCACTCCACACCAAGAACCCCAATGCCATTTACAAAGATATTCAAAGATTCGCTAAACAGGACAAGCTCAAAGAGGCTCTCACTATACTCGATTACTTGGACAAGCGTGGCATTCCTGTAAATACAACTACTTTCTCTGAACTCATCGCTTCAGTGGTTCGGTTGAAATCCTTATCTATTGGGAAAGTAATACACACTCATATCCGAATCAACGGGCTCGAAAACAATGAGTTTTTACGAACAAAGCTTGTCAATATGTACACATCCTGTCGGTCTAGTGAAGATGCCCACCAGCTGTTCGACGAAATGCCAAAGTCAAGTGTTTATCCTTGGAATGCCTTGCTAAGAGGCAGTGTGATCATGGGTGGGAACAAGTATCAAGAAACACTCAAGACTTTTTCCTTAATGCGGGAATCAGGGGTTGACTTGAATGTTTATACGTTTTCTTGTTTGCTCAAAAGTTTGGGTGGTGCATCGGCGCTTTATCAAGGTTTGAAGACGCATGGGTTGTTGATAAAGAACGGGTTCATTGATGACTCGATTATAAGTACTTGTTTGATTGATATGTACTTCAAATGTGGGAAAACGAAGCTTGCTCGTCAAGTGTTTGAAGAGGTTGGTGAAGATCGAAGAGATGTGGTCTTGTGGGGGGCGATGATTGCTGGTTTTGCGCATAATCGGCTGCAAATTGAAGCGCTTGAGTACCTAAGATGGATGGTAAAGGATAACATATTGCCGAATTCAGTTATATTAACTACAATCCTTCCTGTGATTAGCCATGTTCAATCTAGAAAACTTGGTAAGGAGGTTCATGCTTATGTGATCAAGACGAAAGAGTACTCGAAACAGTTGTTTATTCAATCGGGTTTGATTGATATGTATTGCAAATGTGGCGATATGGGGTCGGGAAGAAAAGTTTTTTACGGGTCAAAGGAAAGGAATGCGATATCCTGGACCGCACTTATGTCTGGATATGCTGCAAATGGCAGGCTTGAACAGGCTTTAAGAACGATAGTTTGGATGCAACAAGAACGGTTTAAACCCGATATCGTGACCATTAACACCGTTATTCCCGTCTGTGAAAAGCTTAAAGCTTTGAAACATGGTAAGGAAATCCATTGTTTTGCTGTGAAGAATGGTTTTACTCAGCAAGTGTCTATAACTACATCATTGATGATGATGTATGCAAAGTGTGGTTGTCATAGTTATTCTGTTAAACTGTTTGATAATCTAGACCATAAAAATGTGATCTCGTGGACTGCTATGATCGAATCGTATGTTGAAAACAGGTGTTTTGATGAGGCGATTGGTGTTTTCCGGTCAATGGCGGTGTCGAAACACCGCCCGGATTCAGTAACGACTTCAAGAATGTTGAGTATTTGCGGTGAGATCAAAGCTTTGAAGCTCGGTAAGGAGATTCACGGGCAGGTTTTGAAGAAGGATTTGGGGTCGATTCCATTTGTTTGTTCGGAAATCGTGAGATTTTACGGGTCGTGTGGTGACATCGGCAAGGCAGTGATGGCTTTTGGAATGATTCCCGTGAAGGGATCAATGACGTGGACCGCAATTATTGAGGCATATGGATGTAATTCTCGCTATGGGGAGGCGCTTGATCTTTTCTATGAGATGATTAGACGCGGATTCTTGCCGAATCAGTTTACTTTTAATGCGATTTTGCGGGTTTGTGAGCAGGCTGGATTTGCAGAGGAAGCTTGTAAGGTGTTGGATTTGATGACAAAAAGATATAAAGTGGAAGTAACGGAAGAACATTATTCGAGTATCATTAGACTCTTGACTAGTTGTGGTCGGACAGATGAAGCTGAAAACTTGAGGCGATTGATGTCGTGTTCATAG